A genomic region of Methylobacterium sp. CB376 contains the following coding sequences:
- a CDS encoding acyl-CoA synthetase, whose product MTAKTIYDHGLDRNPANFQPLTPLTFLERTATVFPDHVAVIYGSLRRSYRDFYARTRRLASALAARGIGRGDTVAVMLPNTPALIECHYGVPMTGAVLNTLNTRLDAAMIASFLDHGEAKVLITDREFARVIKPALAHAKVRPLVIDYDDPEFSGEGERLGSLDYEAFLASGDPAHAWSLPGDERDAITLNYTSGTTGDPKGVVYDHRGACLQAVGNVVTTGLGKHPVYLWTLPMFHCNGWCFPWTLSVVAGTHVCLRQVRAKAVYDAIADHGVTHLCGAPVVMQQLLNAPAAERRALPHPVSFVVGGAPPPEAGLAGMAEAGFDVTHVYGLTETYGPAVVNEWHADWDALTTPEQAARKARQGVRYPPLEALDVLDPKTMRPVPADGQTVGEVMFRGNVVMRGYLKNPKATEEAFRGGWFHSGDLGVKHPDGYLQLKDRSKDIIISGGENIWSIEVEEALFKHPAVADAGVVGKPDEKWGEAVCAFVERKNGFEMVSAEELIDWCRQSLASYKVPKHVFFTELPKNSTGKTNKVQLREMGKAL is encoded by the coding sequence ATGACTGCCAAGACCATCTACGACCATGGCCTCGACCGGAACCCGGCCAATTTCCAGCCGCTGACGCCCCTCACCTTCCTGGAGCGCACCGCGACGGTCTTCCCGGACCATGTCGCGGTCATCTACGGTTCTCTGCGGCGCAGCTACCGCGACTTCTATGCCCGCACGCGGCGTCTCGCCTCGGCCCTCGCGGCCCGCGGGATCGGGCGCGGCGACACGGTGGCGGTCATGCTCCCCAACACGCCCGCCTTGATCGAGTGCCACTACGGCGTGCCGATGACCGGCGCCGTGCTCAACACCCTCAACACCCGTCTGGACGCGGCGATGATCGCCTCCTTCCTCGATCATGGCGAAGCCAAGGTGCTGATCACCGACCGGGAATTCGCGCGGGTGATCAAGCCGGCGCTCGCGCACGCGAAGGTCAGACCCCTCGTCATCGACTACGACGACCCGGAATTCAGCGGTGAGGGCGAGCGCCTGGGCAGCCTGGACTACGAGGCGTTCCTGGCCTCCGGCGACCCCGCCCATGCCTGGTCCCTGCCCGGCGACGAGCGGGACGCGATCACGCTCAACTACACGTCCGGGACCACGGGCGATCCCAAGGGGGTGGTCTACGATCACCGCGGCGCCTGTCTGCAAGCGGTTGGCAACGTCGTGACCACCGGCCTCGGCAAGCACCCGGTCTATCTCTGGACGCTGCCGATGTTCCACTGCAACGGCTGGTGCTTTCCCTGGACGCTGTCGGTGGTGGCGGGCACGCATGTCTGCCTGCGGCAGGTGCGGGCCAAGGCGGTGTACGACGCGATCGCGGACCACGGCGTCACGCATCTCTGCGGCGCCCCGGTCGTGATGCAGCAGCTGCTGAACGCGCCTGCGGCGGAGCGCCGGGCACTGCCGCACCCGGTGTCGTTCGTCGTCGGCGGCGCGCCCCCGCCCGAGGCGGGCTTGGCCGGAATGGCGGAGGCGGGCTTCGACGTGACCCACGTCTACGGCCTCACCGAGACCTACGGGCCGGCCGTGGTCAACGAGTGGCACGCGGATTGGGACGCGCTGACCACGCCCGAGCAGGCGGCCCGCAAGGCGCGCCAGGGCGTGCGCTACCCGCCCCTCGAGGCGCTCGACGTGCTCGATCCCAAGACGATGCGGCCAGTGCCGGCGGACGGCCAGACCGTCGGCGAGGTGATGTTCCGCGGCAACGTGGTGATGCGCGGCTACCTCAAGAACCCGAAGGCCACCGAGGAGGCATTCCGGGGCGGCTGGTTCCATTCGGGCGACCTCGGCGTGAAGCACCCGGACGGCTACCTCCAGCTCAAGGACCGCTCGAAGGACATCATCATCTCGGGGGGCGAGAACATCTGGTCGATCGAGGTCGAGGAGGCGTTGTTCAAGCACCCGGCGGTCGCGGACGCCGGGGTGGTCGGCAAGCCGGACGAGAAGTGGGGCGAGGCGGTCTGCGCCTTCGTTGAGCGGAAGAACGGCTTCGAGATGGTCTCGGCCGAGGAGCTGATCGACTGGTGCCGCCAGTCGCTCGCCAGCTACAAGGTGCCCAAGCACGTCTTCTTCACCGAGCTTCCGAAGAACTCGACCGGCAAGACCAACAAGGTCCAACTTCGGGAAATGGGCAAGGCACTGTGA
- a CDS encoding phage/plasmid primase, P4 family: MTANVRPIRRPAPPDNDPVLTESSIAALVVERFRDQLLYDHGQALWFEWAGTCWVPDTTGGVFDRCHTVVQEQMRLLSPKKQVRLGTAKFVSGVEKLCRHARTFVAQSEDWDGDPMVLGTPGGVVDLTTGKMRRAEPGDRITKQTAVAPADTADCPRFLRFLNEATGSDLGLMRFLQQWAGYSLTGRTTEHAVVFVFGGGGNGKSVYLKVLATALASYAATATMDAFVASKHAQHTTDLAMLKGARFVSASETQEGRAWDEARLKSFTGGDAITARFMHRDNMTFVPTCKITIVGNHKPKIRTVDEAMRRRLNIVPFIRKPAEPDPDLERKLLAELPGILRWPIDGCLDWQEHGLIRPDAVLAATDEYLADEDLFGQWVEDRCKVDPGNRQMRTPNQDLYASWCDFAERVGARHGTLHELGEKLSKLGLARYKSGGVRGFEGIYVTSTGA; encoded by the coding sequence ATGACGGCGAACGTGCGCCCCATCCGCCGCCCCGCTCCGCCCGACAACGATCCGGTGCTCACCGAGAGCAGCATCGCGGCCCTGGTCGTGGAGCGATTTCGCGACCAGCTCCTCTACGACCACGGCCAGGCCTTATGGTTCGAGTGGGCCGGCACCTGCTGGGTGCCGGACACCACCGGGGGCGTCTTCGACCGCTGCCACACCGTGGTGCAGGAGCAGATGCGCCTCCTCTCCCCCAAGAAGCAGGTGCGGCTTGGCACGGCCAAGTTCGTGTCCGGCGTCGAGAAGCTGTGCCGTCATGCCCGGACCTTCGTCGCGCAGAGCGAGGATTGGGACGGCGACCCGATGGTGCTCGGCACGCCCGGCGGCGTCGTGGACCTCACCACCGGCAAGATGCGTCGGGCCGAGCCGGGCGACCGGATCACGAAGCAGACGGCGGTGGCGCCGGCCGACACGGCGGATTGCCCGCGCTTCCTGCGCTTCCTCAACGAGGCGACCGGCTCAGACCTGGGGCTGATGCGGTTCCTTCAACAGTGGGCCGGATACAGCCTCACCGGCCGCACCACCGAGCACGCCGTCGTCTTCGTGTTCGGCGGCGGCGGCAACGGCAAGTCGGTCTACCTGAAGGTGCTCGCGACCGCGCTGGCGTCCTACGCCGCGACGGCGACCATGGACGCGTTCGTTGCCAGCAAGCACGCCCAGCACACGACCGACCTCGCGATGCTCAAAGGCGCCCGGTTCGTGTCCGCGTCCGAGACGCAGGAAGGCCGAGCGTGGGATGAGGCCCGGCTGAAGTCGTTCACGGGCGGCGACGCGATCACCGCGCGCTTCATGCATAGGGACAACATGACCTTCGTGCCGACGTGCAAGATCACGATCGTTGGGAACCACAAGCCCAAGATCCGCACCGTGGACGAGGCGATGCGGCGCCGCCTCAACATCGTGCCGTTCATCCGCAAGCCCGCCGAGCCCGATCCCGATCTGGAGCGCAAGCTGCTGGCCGAGTTGCCCGGCATCCTGCGGTGGCCCATCGACGGCTGCCTGGACTGGCAGGAGCACGGTCTCATCCGGCCCGACGCCGTCCTGGCCGCGACGGATGAGTACTTGGCCGACGAGGACCTGTTCGGTCAGTGGGTCGAGGACCGGTGCAAGGTGGATCCCGGCAATCGGCAGATGCGAACGCCGAACCAGGACCTCTACGCCTCGTGGTGCGACTTCGCCGAACGGGTCGGGGCGCGGCACGGCACGCTGCACGAGCTGGGCGAGAAGCTGAGCAAGCTCGGGCTCGCGCGCTACAAGTCGGGCGGCGTCCGCGGCTTCGAAGGCATCTACGTGACGAGCACGGGCGCGTAG
- a CDS encoding recombinase family protein gives MATYGYQRVSSEGQEDGTSLDEQGKRIRGLCMMQGLDEPVFFRDVCQGKIPLGDRPGGCRLLHALKPGDNLVVLKLDRIFRNATDALTQADAFKAKGVNLYLIDMGTEPVTNNGTSRMFFGMLALMAEFERERIRERTQDGKAAKAARGGYIGGSRPFGYDVVGTGKDAVLRPRESEHEYVQQIVARREAGESLRSISAWLATRGVKLSHVGVANVRERDANPN, from the coding sequence ATGGCGACCTACGGCTATCAGCGGGTGTCGAGCGAGGGCCAGGAGGACGGCACGTCGCTCGACGAGCAGGGCAAGCGCATCCGCGGCCTGTGCATGATGCAGGGCCTCGACGAGCCGGTGTTCTTCCGGGACGTATGCCAGGGCAAGATCCCGCTCGGGGACCGCCCAGGCGGTTGCCGCCTCCTTCACGCGCTGAAGCCGGGCGACAACCTCGTCGTCTTGAAGCTCGACCGCATCTTCCGCAACGCGACCGACGCACTCACGCAGGCGGACGCCTTCAAGGCCAAGGGCGTGAACCTCTATCTCATCGACATGGGCACCGAGCCGGTGACGAACAACGGCACGAGCCGCATGTTCTTCGGCATGCTGGCTTTGATGGCCGAGTTCGAGCGCGAGCGGATCCGGGAGCGCACGCAGGACGGCAAGGCGGCCAAGGCAGCCAGGGGCGGCTACATCGGGGGGTCGAGGCCCTTCGGGTACGACGTCGTCGGCACCGGCAAGGACGCCGTCCTGAGGCCCCGTGAGAGCGAGCACGAGTACGTCCAGCAGATCGTAGCGCGACGCGAGGCCGGCGAATCCCTGCGCAGCATCAGCGCGTGGCTGGCGACCCGGGGCGTGAAACTCTCGCATGTCGGTGTCGCCAACGTGCGAGAGCGCGATGCGAACCCCAATTGA